The genomic DNA GAATAGGATTCCGGATACACGTTTTTATATCATTTCATGTATCTTGTATTCAAGTTACGCCACAAGAGTGTGGTTGACATATCATTTTGAGTTTGAACATCTAGATAAATATAAATAAGTAATAGAGACAAAAAATGTAGTGTAATCCTTAATTATCTCTATTACTCGATTAATTTGAAGGTGTGCAATCATTCTTTAGACTGCCCTTAGCAATCGAAGTCCATTCAAAATAACAACCAAAGTACTTCCTTCATGAATAATGACACTGATGGCAATATCCGTTAAGCCCAAGAAACTAACGACAATTAAAAAAACAACAACGGCCATTGAAAAAATAATATTCTGCCAAATAACACGGTTCATTTTCGAAGAAGTATTATGAGATTGTACCAATTTAGATAAATTGTTTTGCATTAAAACTAAATCAGATACCTCTACTGCCACATCAGTCCCATCTCCCATAGCGATTCCCACATCTGCATTAACAAGAGCAGGAGCATCATTTACACCGTCTCCAACCATGGCGGTCACACCGTATTTTTCTTTTTGTTCGTCTATTATTCTGGATTTGTCTTCCGGCATGACATTTGCAATCACTTCATCTATTCCCAATTGTTTAGCAACCGCTTTTCCCGTCATTTCTGAGTCACCAGTAATTAATGTGGTGTGTATACCTTGTTTTCTGAAATACTCAATGGTTTCTTTTGCATGTTCACTTGGAATGTCCATGAGGGCAATAAGGCCTAGAACCTCTTCATCTACTGCTACGTACACGATTGTCTTACCTTCTGAAGCCCATTCATTATTTAAACGACTATACTCATCTGAAACATCATCAAACGAAGTCGGTTTTCCTATACGATAATTTCTCCCTTTGTAATCTCCTGTCAATCCTTTACCAATCTGGTTTTCTACATCAATAGTTAGTTTGTTTTTTTGCTCAAACTTTCTTAGAATAGCATCTGCTAAAGGGTGATTGGATTCTTTTTCAAGAGCTACTACGATATCAATCATGTTTTCTTCGTTCACGGAATCAGCAAAATAATAATTGGTTACTTCAGGTTTTCCTTTGGTCAAGGTGCCCGTCTTATCAAATGCAATTGCTTTAATATCGGCTAATTGAGACAGGTAAGAACTACCTTTTGAAAGGACTCCTTTTTTGGCTAAATTAGAAGTCGTCGATAGCGTTGCCGAGACAGTAGCTGCTGCTAAAGCACACGGTGAAGCTGCAACTAAAAGGACTAATCCTCTATAGACACTTTGTGACCATGTCCAATCAAGTAGAAAAGGTGCCAATAACATGAATAACGGAATGGCAATTAAAACAACTGTGACGTATTTGGGTTCAAATTTTTGGATAATACTCGCAGCTTTTGTTTGGTTATCTTGGTTCTGGTTCACTAATTGTAAAATTTTTGAAAATACTGTATCTTCGTTTTCTTTGGTGACTTTCATCGTGAAGCTACCTGTTCCATTAATTGTACTCCCGAAGACGCCATCTCCTTTGGATTTCTCTTTCGGGATACTTTCTCCATTAATAGACGACTCATCAATGGATGTAGATCCAGACAAAATGACGCCATCAATAGGTACTTGATCGCCATTCAAAACTTGAAGTTGATCTCCCACTTTTAATTCACTGACATCTACATTTTTTGTACTGCCATCAGGTAGGATTAACCGGGCAGTCGTTGGATTCATTTCGAGTAATTTCGTTATTTCTCGTTTGCTTCTTCCTTCTGCATAATCTTCCAAAAAATGTGCTCCAGAAAAAATAAGAATCAATAATGTTCCTTCCCAAAAATTCCCCATTAAAGAAGCTCCGATTGCCGCTAATCCCATTAAAATATGAGAATTAGGCATGAACTTTTTTTGGTTTTTTGAGTTCTCAATTGTTTCTCCAAGGCCTTCAAGAACAATGACATGATACCCAGCGCTGATTGTAGCGATTGAGAACAAAACATTTTGTAGCAACTGATAATCTTCATTCAAAAATAGAGCAATCACTGCTAATGCTAAACCAACAAAGTACAAAACGACTGGCATTTTCCCATGATCGTGACCGTGGTTGTGATTATGATTATGCTTTTCTTGAGACTGTTGTTTTTGGACAGTTTCCATTTATATTGCCTCCCTATATAATTTATAAGTCCTTTGTTTTCCATCATTTACTTCTTGAATCACAAAATTTCCGCTATTTCTGGATCCTTTCGTCTATTCCAAAAGTAAATCGTAATGAATCCACTTTACATATGACTAACCAATCATATGTTTATGTTCTCACTTTATATCGCTATATACGTTTTGTCAAGATAAAGAGAACGCAACTTCTCTTTTATAAACAAAAGATTAGCATTGTTTCGCTCATATGGTAATATAGATATGAACGAAAGGTCATATGAAAGGAATAAAAACACTATGGATATAAAAACAACTTCTCCAATCGATAAAGAATCTATTCTGTCAATAAGCAAACTATTTAAGGTGATTAGTGATCCTACACGATTGTCGGTTCTCTTTCTTTTACAGAAAAAAGAGTGTAGTGTTGGAAATATAGCTATTTCTCTGGACATGGAACAGTCCGCTATTTCTCATCAATTAAAAACGTTGAAAGACGCACGCTTAGTAAAATCAAGAAGAGAAGGAAAAAGTATGCTTTACAGTTTAGATGACCTTCATGTTTTTAGTATTCTCGAACAAGTCTTAACTCATGTCAATGAATTAGAAAAATAAAACCAATTAGTTATGTAGCATACAAACTTAGGAGGTTTTTAAAATGTCAAAATCAGATAAAGACCATAATCACTCGCATCAGGATCAACCGAAAAAAAATATTAAAATTGCTTTCTTCATAAATTTTATTTTCTCCATAAGTGAATTTTTCTTTGGGTTTCTTTTCAATAGTGTGTCTATTATGTCTGACGCAGTTCATGATTTAGGGGACTCTATTTCAATTGGATTCGCTTGGTTTTTTCAAGGTTATTCAGAGAAAAAACAAGATGAACGGTTCACCTTTGGCTATAACCGATTTTCTTTACTGGGCGCGCTGATAACTGGCGTTGTGCTAATTAGTGGCTCGTTCTTTATGATCTATCGTAGTGTGCCGCGTTTGCTTGACCCACAACCCGTAAATTATAGTGGCATGTTCTGGCTTTCTCTCGTAGCTATTGCATTGAATGGATATGCTGCTTGGATTTTAAGCAAAGGCACATCCAAAAATGAGGGTATGTTGAAACTCCATATGCTGGAAGACGTATTAGGGTGGATTGGAGTCTTGATTGTGAGTATTCTAATGAACTTTACCGAGGCATATCGTCTGGATCCTATCTTATCGATTTTGATTGCACTCTATATCCTCTACAAAACCGTTCCTGAATTTTTCACCACAATGAAAATTTTATTGAATGGTTCGCCTGAAAATGTAAACGTAGAAAAACTTGCTGATTCAATCAATAACATTCCTGCTGTAAAAGACCTCTCACATTTTCACATTTGGTCACTGGACGGGGAAGAAAACGCCCTTATCGTCACGGTTCTTATAGACCCTTCAGACATAGACAAGGCTAGGGAAATAAAAGAAGTAATTGCAGAAGTCGCACACAAATCAAGCGTAGAGAATCATATCACAATAGAAATAACTACAAGCAAAGAAGAGCTTGAAAAGGGATACTCCCACAACACATAAGATAGTCAGTCCTACGCTAAAAAACACTTCGTCATTTGAAAAGCAAAAAAGGCAGCGACTAAACAAATCGCTGCCTCTCTTTTTATCTTTCGTGATTATGATTTTTTTAAAAACCTAGTAGCGTTTGTATCGTCCCGTTCTCTACCAAGATAAAGATTCCTAATCCAATAAACACGATTGGGACAATGATTCGTTCATACTTTTCTAACGTTTCGGAAACAAAGGAAATTTTTGCCAACTTATAACTGATAAAGCAAAGAATCGCAATCGAAATAACGAATACTACTAAGGCAATTAAAATTTCTGAAAAAGCTAACGAAGTAAAGTAGGGAATATAAATCCCTAAATTGTCTCCACCTGACGCAATGGTTATTAAGGCGACAGTCCAGAATAACCGACTGGTTCCTCTAGATTCTAGTTTTTCAACGACTTCCTCTTCTTCTTCCTCCTCTTCGCCTATCACAGCGACACGGATACCTAAATAAATTGGAATTAATCCAAGAAGTCCAATGATCCAATCTTGCGGAATAAAATTCAGCACATAAGCAGCAAACAAACTTACAGCTACCAAAATGCCTGTTCCAAGATATTGACCCCAAAAAATGTGTCGAATACCTTTTTGTGTGTGACTTTGAGAAAAGATAATGAGCAAGATAAACAAATAATCAATGCTCGTAGAAATGTAAACAGCGATAGCTGAAAAAATACTTTGTAACAAAATAACTTCCTCCAAACTAAGATTTCATAGATAGATTTTCTGATAACTTTAAAAAAACACGAATAGCGGAAAGGACGTCTTCATTCGCTAAAGAGTAATAAATTACTTTTCCCTCTTGACGTGATTTTGCCATTCCATGTTTTTTTAAAAAACGTAAATGGTGTGACGTTGTAGCGACACTAGCAGTAAGTATTTCTGCTAGATCACAGACACACATTTCCTTATAGGTTTCTAAAGCATAGAAAATTTTAATTCTAGAAGAATCGCTGAAACATTTCCCTAACACAAGTAAGTTTGAAAAATCTTTTTGATCCAATTTATTTTTTATTCCATTTACTTTTTCTTTATGTACGATAGTCACTTGGCAAACTTTTTTCATTCATCTCACCTCACATTCAAACGATTGTTTGAATGAAGTATATCTATTTGATCACTCGTTTGTCAATCTACCTTAATTCCAATACACTGTTATAAGCAATTTCCTGTATTCACAACATCTTTGACGTACTTAAACAAGTACGTTACAATAGTAAAAAAGATGTTAAAGGGAGGAATAGCTTATGTCTATCGTAAACCCTAGCCAAGCTAGAAAAGTCTTTTATCAACTATTGAAAGACGTCAACAAAACTAACGAACCCATTTATATCTCTGGCAAAAACGAAGAAAGTGAAGCGGTTATGGTCAGTAAAAAAGACTGGGACGCAATTCAAGAAACATTATACCTTCAATCTGCTGGCGTAGCAGATGTGATCCACCAGCGTGAACAAGAAAATGAGTTTGTTGCATTGGAGGATATCGATTGGGATACTCTGTAAAGTTAGCAAAATCAGCTACGAAAGACCTGAAACATTTAAAAGGGGCTCATTTAGAGCAAAAATTTAAAAATCTCATGGAAGTTTTAAAAGAGAATCCGTTCCAAAATCCCCCGCCTTATGAAAAGTTAGTCGGAAATTTAAAAGATAAATATTCACGTCGTTTAAATATTCAGCACCGGGTGGTTTATTCGGTGGATAATGACGCCAAAGAAGTCATTATTTGGTCTACTTGGACGCACTATGAAAGATAGAAAAAACTTTTTAAAAAGTTTTTTCTATCTTTTTTGACTAAAAATATGAGATAAAAACAACCTTGCTAAAGCAATTTTCTCGATACACTACTTTATCTAATTTCATGTACTAGTAGTTCTTTTGTTTTTTCGCGAATAAGTCTTTTGGGTTTACCTCAAAAAAAGGAAGCGGTATCCTTAAAGTAACCGAATAAGGAGGCCATGTTATGATGAAAAGAAAAAAAATCTCTCGTTTCCTAGCAATAGGAATTTGTGGAGCAGTATTGGCAGGATGCTCATCAAATGAAGACAATACAGCAGATACATCTGCCACAGAATCAGAAATCACACAAAGTGTAGATACGACTAATAGTGAAAGTAGTTCAGCAACTTCTGAAACAAGCAGTAGTTCGGAAAGCGAAGAAGCAAGCGACTCAGAAGAAATACCAGTTTCTTCTTCTGACCAAGAAAATAAAGAATCGGCTGATCTATCTTCAGAACTAAAAATGAATCCTGACACTGTCTTGTTACCGACAGATTTTCCAACTGCTGATTCTTCATCTGTTACAGCTGATATACTAACAAATGAAGCAGATAATTATATGATTAATTATACAGATGATCAAGGAGAATTAGCTGAAATTTCTGGAACACTTTATGAAAGTTCTGATTTGGCAAAAGAAGAAATGGATACCTTCTCAAACGGGAAAACAGTGGGATCGTTGGAGGAAGGTGGTGAAGAGTTAGGTTATGGTATCACTGGCTATATGTCTGCAGGTTTAGGAAGCACACATTTTAGTTGGGAAGAAGGGAACTGGCTATTTTCTATCACTTCTGTTGCTGAAGACAAAATGGATGTCCCTGGGATAGCAAAAAAAATGGTAGACTATTTAGAAGAACATTCTCTTCCAGCTCCTGAAGATATGGGAGTAGTCTTTATCCAATACCCACAAGGTGGAGAAGATGTGAATGTAGATATTCGTTGGCAAGATGAAGACAAAATTTATCAATTAAAGACAACAAAAGTTCCGTTAGATGCATTGGAAATGGCCGTGTCAATGGAATAGTCAAATACGCAATTAACCTAAAAAAGAAGCCTTATAAGGCTTCTTTTTTCTATCTTTTTATATAGAGTTATTATTATGTTATAAATGTAACCACCGTACTGGTGTATCAGTGGATTGAGTTAGATTTTCGTCAATTTGTAATCCATTTACAATAATATCTAATGGTAGCTGTTGAATTAAATCCCATCCTGTATCTGGGACAGGAACATTACTTCCAGATTTCCAATAATATTTAAAAGGTAAATTACTGAGTTGAGATGAATCTAACCCTGAATCATAGGCTATATAAATTCCAGGAGAAAAACCCTTATTCTCTACTTCATTATACCAGTTTGTACAGTACGCAATGATATCAGAAGAAGGCGTATTTAAATCGATCCCTTCCAAATCAAGAAAAACAGTAATACCTTCTGGAAATCCAAGGTTTGAAACGTGGTTAGCAGCATTTTGCCCATACTCTGTTCCCAAAGAAGGTGTAGGGATCCAACCTGGATTTTTCACCCTTTGAACAATCATTAATCCAAGTCCGCTTTCCAATATTCCTGTGGCTTCAGATATAGATAAATCTACATTAGTTGATTCAAGGGACACATACCGTATTGCATATTCATAACCAGAACCAACCATTTGGGAAGCGACAGAGCTACTTACAACAGTAGCTGTATCAAATCCAAGCATGTCCGGTTCCGCTTCTTGCAATGATCCAGGTAAATCGCCTTCGTTGCCAATGTCTCCATCGTCATCTCCATCATTATTGCCATCGTCTCCACCATTAGCCGGTTCTCCAGTAAATAAGGTATAAGCCGTTGCAGGCCCTACACGGCCATCTACTTCTAAACCAAAGTCACTTTGGAAAGTTCTAACAGCTTCTAAAAGTCCAGGTCCAAAGTTTCCATCGAAACCATCTACATTATAGCCAAGCCCAATCAATTCAGCTTGTACCAAACGAATTAAGTTACCGCTGTCGCCTTGAACAACAGTTTCCCACGCTGCTTGTGTAGCTGGACCAAAAGAGCCATCTACTGTAAGGTTCGCTCCATATTGACGATTTAATTCTGTTTGTACACCTCTAATAATTGCCTCTGATGTAGTAGGTCCAAAAGAATTATCGACTTCTACATCCAAGCCATACGTTTGATTTAACCAAATCTGGATAGATTGAATAGCTGCTACTTCTTGGTTAAATAGGGTAAAAGCTGTTTGTGGACCTACGCGTCCATCAACTGTCAAATTGAAATCCATTTGGAAAGCTTGTACAGCTTCTAATAAACCAGGTCCAAAAGAACCGTCAAATCCATTTACATCATAGCCCAATCCAATCAATTGACTTTGTACTAGTTGGGTTAGATTCCCTTGTGCTCCTTGAGCAACTGTTTGCCAAGCTGCTTGAGTAGAGGGCCCAAAAGAGCCATCTATAGAAATATTAGCTCCATATTGGCGATTTAATTCCGTTTGTACCCCTCTAACAGCTGCCTCTGAAGTAGCAGGACCGTAAGATCCATCTACTTCTAAATTGAAGCCATACGTTTCGTTTAACCAAGTTTGAATTGCTCTAATATCTTCTTCAGTCATTTTCCATTTCTCCTTTTTTATTTTTTACACAAATCGAGTATACAAAATGTACAACCATCTATTAAAATTAGACATTTATGGTGGAAATAATTACAAAACCTTTTATTACCGGTTTATAAAAGATTTTTACAAATGTCAGTTTTTTTATTTACTCTATTTGTGTAATTAAAGATTACTACCCTTTTTGAAGATTGTCAATAAATTTTACTCGATTTGTTATAATTTTATTTTTACTATAGTTTCGTTATGTGTATAATAAAGACAAAGATTATTAACAGAGGTGTACTATGGATATCTATAAATTGAGAGAACTACGAAAAGCTAGACGACTAACGCAAGAAGAAATGGCAGAAATGCTAGAAGTTGCTCGGACAACCTATGCAAATTATGAACAAGGAACCAGAGAGCCCGATAATAAAACATTAAATAAATTAGCTGATTATTTTCAAGTCTCCACTGATTACCTTTTAGGTCGTGATGTTCCAAAGTGGGCCAGACCAGAAGATCTTGTCGACTTAGAAGAAATCCTAAAAAACAACGTTCATATGGCTTACGGTGGAGAAGATTTAACTGAAGAAGATAAGCAGCGAGTACAATCCGTTTTACAAGCCGTCTTTTGGGATAGATTAAAAAAAAGAAGGGATTAGATGAGTGAAAATTGGCAGAATTTGATTCAACACTTATACAGTGAATACAAAACCTATGATCCGTTTGTATTAGCAGAAAATAAAGGAATAGACGTCCTTTTTGTTCCCTTTGGAGAAACACCAAAGGGCGAAACCGTCAGGTTTAAAGAAGAAACCCTTGTCTTACTTAATGAACAGTTAATGGAGACAACTGAACGTTACTTTGTTCTAGCCCATGAACTGTATCATGCTCTGTAACATGAAAATCTTAGCGCCTACTATACGACACAACGAAATGGCAAAGGAACACTTGAACGAGAAGCGAGTCTTTTTGCAGGAAATTTAATGCTTGAATTATACGAAGAAGATTATGGCTATCCACCAGAAACCTTTCATCATCTTCAAAACCTTTACGGTGTTGCGGAAGAATTAGAATCTTATTTAATAAAATAGATCTTTCAAACGTGACAGAAGGTTTTTATTCAATTGGACAGACAGAGAGCTTTTTGGTATAATAATGTTGTAGATGAGAGCAGGCTCATAGTCAACTTGATATAAATCCGGAACATAAGGGTCCGGCGGGTGGCGAGCACCAAAACTAAACTCGACATAAATCCGGAACATAAGGGTCCGGCGGGTGGCAAGCACCAAAATTAAACCTGTTAAAAAAGGCTACTCTTTTGAGTAGCCTTTTTTATTGGTATTAAGGAGCGTTTTAATAATTGGTAAATAACAATGACGGATATAAACGAATGTCTATAAAAGAAATCACTAAAATTACCAGACAGTTAAATGCAATTTACAAAGCTGCAGACCTCTTAAAAGAAGAGTTCGTAGGAAAAAAGGTAACCTATGTTGGAGAAAATTCTACCGTGTCAATTATTTTTTCTATTACTAATTTTATGCACCTATGTGGAATCCATTATCGAAGAGGCGCTGCCTTGTTTTTCCAAGATGCTTTAGATAGAAAAATAAATTTACAAGATATCAAAATAAAAATAGATAGTACAACATTTCTTAAATTACAAGTAATTGGTAGCGTTAGTCTATTATTGGATAAAGAAATCTCTATCGTAGGTAGAGGGATTTATTCATCATTAAGATATGATTCTGCTATTCGAACGAGAAAAAAGATACTAGCCTTATCTTTAATGCAAAACGGATTAAATTATGTCCCTATATCTTTATTGAATTTAACTTCAAAAGAAATTGGTCCTGGTCAAAAAGTGACTTGTATTTTTAGTGAAGATTTAATTTCAGGAGAAGTAAAATCGATTATGGAAATAGCAGATTAACGTGTTTATTTTCACCCTACATAATCATTTTCACTAAATAAAAAAGAGAGAAATCCACTTTAAAAAAAGTGAATTACTTTCTTTTTTATTTGAAAACGATCGAATAAAGGGCCATTTTTTTCGACGCCAACGACGAAAAAAAACGGCTTGATTTTGCCAAAAAAAGAGACCGAAATGGCCACATTTCAGGTCTCTTTTTTGGCTCAAAACGGCTACGTTTTGACCGGGTTTTCCAGGGGGATTGGGGGAGCAGCGCGTCCCCCAACAAGGTCGTTTGCGCCACGAAGTGGCTAGCAAACATAGAGCTTGCCAAACCCCTTCAACCAATCTTACCACTGGAAACCGAAAGCGTTTTAGTGGTAAGATTGGTTTCTGAACGACAGAGAAGAAAAACAGGGGGTGGGACGTTGAGCGAACGAGAGATTTTTGAGGACACTTCAGCTGAGAGAAACCCGAAGCGCAAAGAGCCGAAACAAATCAGCTTTCGAGTGAGCGAACCCGAATTTGAAAAGTTGAAGCGCTCCGCTGAAAGTTTGCAAATGAGTGTGCCGGCTTTTGTCAAAAGCAAGGCACAAGGGGCTAAGATCGTGACACCAAAAGTGGACCGAGCAGGCGCGATTGAAATTGCCAAACAATTACGCGCAATCGGCAACAATATCAACCAAATGGCACGAGCCACGAATACAGCAGAACTCAATCCGAATTTAGCCGCCAACCTAACGGCAGAATTACAAAAGACACAAAAGGAGTTGAATCAACTATGGAAAAATCTAACCTGATAACCAAAAAAACCCTTTTAGAGACCGTCTCTTTTGGCGTAGTCTTTTTTCTATTAACCCTTGGAATGGACTATTTTTCGGACCATCCAATTGAACTAAGAAGCCTTGCCATAGAAGCAATTTTCACAATGATCGTGTATGGAATTTTTATTATGCTCCTTCATTTCTTTTCAGAAAGAAAACGCAGAAAGGAATCAAAATATGGCCACCATTAAATTAGCCCGCAGCACCAGTTGCTCGCGCTGCATTAACTACGCTGAACCGCGTGCGACCGTCAAAAGCGGCTTAAATTGTGATGTCAATTATGCCAAAACCCAAATGAAAGCCACCCGCATGATCTATGGAAAAGACGATAAGGTCCAAGCGCATACCCTTATTCAGTCATTTAAGCCCAGTGAGGTCACTCCGGAACAAGCAAATGAACTAGGTTACGAATTAGCGCAAAAAGTCGCTGGCGGACACCAGGTAGCCATTTACACCCATACAGATAAAGACCATATCCATAATCACTTAGTTATTAATAGTGTCAATCTGGATACGGGTTTGAAATTTCAAGCTCATGGCGTCGAAGCGATTGAAAAAGTGAAAGAAATCAACGACGAAATTTGTTTGTCGCATGGCTTAACCGTTCCAGAAGAACCGGCCCAAATTCGCTACACTGCCGCAGAAAAAGGTATCCTAGAACGACCAGGACAGACCAGCTGGAAAGACGAGATCAGAGAAAAAATCGAACAAGCCAAACAAACCACTCCTAATTTTGACGCGTTTAAAGAAAAACTGGCTGAAAATGGCGTAAACGTGATTGAACGAGGAAAAACCGTGACGTATCAACATGTAGCAGAAAATAAAAAAGTCCGCGCTAAAAAATTAGGCGAGGATTACGAAAAGGAGACCATCATAAATGGCTTTGAGAGACAACTTGAACCAACAGACAACCGAAACGACACCCCAACAACCGAACCAAGCAAGCTTGAACCAGGATCTGCAGCAATTGATCCAAGTCTTGACCGAGATCCGGAACTACAGCGGAGCGACGCTGCAACAGAAAAGTTTGGAGAAAGCCAACCTGGAGAACAACTTACAAGAGATTCAACAAGTGACAACTACAGTCCTGGACAGCTTCAACAGCAACTTGAAAAGCTTAGAAACCACACAGACCAACTACAACGAGACAGCTCAAAAGCAGTCAATCGAATCCTTGAAACACCTGAAAACAATCCTGAACGACCTGTTAGACAAAAACAAGACGGAAATCGCGAAGATTCAGAAAGAAATGAGCCAGAACAACGCCCAATTAAGCGAGATCAACCAAACCATCACCAAGACCATGGACCAAGTCTTTGAGAAATTAAACGCTGAAATCAAGCGGACCAATCAAAAATTGACCCTTCGAACGGTTAAAACGAATTTATATGCGAGTGTCCCGACCGGTATCGTTGTTGTAGCGCTTATGTGGCTACTGAATGCCTTTAATGTATGGTGAAAATTGGGACCATTGAGAACATTTAGTGGTTTTAAAATACTGAAATGAAACAATTAGTAGAAATAGAGAGTTAAAATCAATTTAAAGCCACTAAAAACGACGTTAGAGACGTTTAAAAATATTCATATGTCTTTTATAAGGCTTAAAGTTAAAATTGAAAATAGAGCTGTTATTTTGGATTTAACTCATACAATGGTTCGAACCGTCGAGCGTAAGTCGAGACATAGAACGCTGCTGACGGTTTTAAAATTTTTTTAACTAAGCAGATATTAATCTGCTATTATTTTATATTTATTTTATTAATTCTTTAATACTTATAGTACTTAGTAACCTATTAAACCCTTTCATACCAAGGGATAACGAGTATTTAAATACTAATTTGTACCCTGATAAATACTAATTTGTACCCTGATAAATACTAATTTGTACCCTGATAAATACTAATTTGTACCCTATATATACCAAAGAAAAATAAAAATTCGTTTTCTTTGGTATATATGATATAATTGATATAAATACTAATCTGTACCATGAAAAGGGGAACGAGATGGATAACAAAATTAAAGTTACCTCGGAAGTTCAAGATATATCTGAAGGGGTTATAGAATTAAGTAAAGAGTATACAGTTGCAAAAGATAATAAACTGGTTCAAAAAGCAAAAATTGATTTGTCAGAGAAAGAATTGAAATTAATTGACTGGCTAATTAGCAAGATAAAACCAGATGATAAAGAACTTTTACAGGTTAATACTTCTATTTCTGAAATAAATACAGTTTTGGGATTCGGATCCGGTGGAAGAAATATTAAACAAACAAAAGAAGCTCTTCTAAATCTTTCTAATAAAGGTTTTTGGATAGAATCAGAGGACAATTCAGGAATTGAGATAACGAGATGGATTGACGAAGTTTCTTTAAAGTATAACGGAAAAGCAATACTAAAGTTACATTCAAAATTAGCTCCCTACCTTCTTCAATTAGCAGAAAAAGGAAATTACACTTCTTACTATTTAAGAACGATAATTAGCTTGAAATCTAAATATTCTTTATTACTGTATCAGTTAGCTAAATCCGGGCTACATTATGGTGTTATTGGTGGAACTGTTGAAGAGATTCAAGAATATTTTGGACATAAAGATTTAGCTTGGGGAACGTTTAAT from Carnobacterium inhibens subsp. inhibens DSM 13024 includes the following:
- a CDS encoding helix-turn-helix domain-containing protein; the encoded protein is MDIYKLRELRKARRLTQEEMAEMLEVARTTYANYEQGTREPDNKTLNKLADYFQVSTDYLLGRDVPKWARPEDLVDLEEILKNNVHMAYGGEDLTEEDKQRVQSVLQAVFWDRLKKRRD
- a CDS encoding ImmA/IrrE family metallo-endopeptidase yields the protein MSENWQNLIQHLYSEYKTYDPFVLAENKGIDVLFVPFGETPKGETVRFKEETLVLLNEQLMETTERYFVLAHELYHAL
- a CDS encoding PBECR4 domain-containing protein; the protein is MSIKEITKITRQLNAIYKAADLLKEEFVGKKVTYVGENSTVSIIFSITNFMHLCGIHYRRGAALFFQDALDRKINLQDIKIKIDSTTFLKLQVIGSVSLLLDKEISIVGRGIYSSLRYDSAIRTRKKILALSLMQNGLNYVPISLLNLTSKEIGPGQKVTCIFSEDLISGEVKSIMEIAD
- a CDS encoding MobC family plasmid mobilization relaxosome protein gives rise to the protein MSEREIFEDTSAERNPKRKEPKQISFRVSEPEFEKLKRSAESLQMSVPAFVKSKAQGAKIVTPKVDRAGAIEIAKQLRAIGNNINQMARATNTAELNPNLAANLTAELQKTQKELNQLWKNLT
- a CDS encoding replication initiation protein: MDNKIKVTSEVQDISEGVIELSKEYTVAKDNKLVQKAKIDLSEKELKLIDWLISKIKPDDKELLQVNTSISEINTVLGFGSGGRNIKQTKEALLNLSNKGFWIESEDNSGIEITRWIDEVSLKYNGKAILKLHSKLAPYLLQLAEKGNYTSYYLRTIISLKSKYSLLLYQLAKSGLHYGVIGGTVEEIQEYFGHKDLAWGTFNGRYLKKAIEEVNSKTDLHIDMLLGKNGRKIVRVEFRITKKIRKEVSGKIKVPMHNWLDA
- a CDS encoding relaxase/mobilization nuclease domain-containing protein, giving the protein MATIKLARSTSCSRCINYAEPRATVKSGLNCDVNYAKTQMKATRMIYGKDDKVQAHTLIQSFKPSEVTPEQANELGYELAQKVAGGHQVAIYTHTDKDHIHNHLVINSVNLDTGLKFQAHGVEAIEKVKEINDEICLSHGLTVPEEPAQIRYTAAEKGILERPGQTSWKDEIREKIEQAKQTTPNFDAFKEKLAENGVNVIERGKTVTYQHVAENKKVRAKKLGEDYEKETIINGFERQLEPTDNRNDTPTTEPSKLEPGSAAIDPSLDRDPELQRSDAATEKFGESQPGEQLTRDSTSDNYSPGQLQQQLEKLRNHTDQLQRDSSKAVNRILETPENNPERPVRQKQDGNREDSERNEPEQRPIKRDQPNHHQDHGPSL